In Dyadobacter subterraneus, a single genomic region encodes these proteins:
- a CDS encoding PAS domain S-box protein, which yields MAENLHERISRLENIIKASELGTWEWNIQTNEVIYNEHWAAILGYRLEELMPVVKDRWQKLIYPDDLISSVAALDDHLNGKTSLYQTEVRLRHKSGHWVWVLDKGKIVSRNSEGKPERMMCSHQDISGRKRSELLLAQYKELLQITKQAALIGSWELDLRLMKVSWSVVTGKIHQAPSGYNPGFHDLKKFYSRAGNALQIVTAINKAKKKAKTFDLEFQILTHLGNLKWVRLIGVPFYENNKCIRISGLVQDIDQKNKIIADLALQEEQFRQTFEHAANGMALLSLAGKWLRVNKSLCELLGYSQDELLKLTFQDITYEDDLDEDLGLVKELLDGRIKNYNMEKRYLHKNGSIVWVLLSVSMVRSDRGEPLHFISQINNITERKLLELRLQKTNDRLKAILDASTQVGIIETHLNGTIEIFNVGAENLLGYSENELVGKKTPEIFYSEQQLLERVVSENLNAVPKGFELLVGSVDSSNFDTREWTFIRKDASEFSASVTVTTVRDYLGIPKGYLFVFFDMSQLKEAETNVKSLLDMAQHQNRRLLDFANIVSHNLRSNAGNISMLLELLRNEFPQAADNEYYPMLEKATNNLLSTIGNLKDIVSVNYSSEKNAASLNVLKFVEQCMANLSAFILESGTMVSLEISKDINVTGTASYLESILINLLSNAIKYRAANRPLHIDVLARTTGSFVEICIRDNGRGIDLKKYGDKVFGLYRTFHGNQDAQGIGLFITKSQIEAMGGTINLISEPEVGTTFTITLFNADKVMSSH from the coding sequence ATGGCAGAAAATTTACATGAGCGAATTAGCAGATTAGAGAATATAATTAAGGCATCCGAACTTGGCACGTGGGAATGGAATATTCAAACCAATGAAGTGATTTACAATGAGCACTGGGCCGCGATACTTGGTTACCGGCTGGAAGAATTGATGCCCGTAGTGAAAGATCGTTGGCAAAAACTGATTTATCCCGATGATTTGATTTCATCCGTGGCTGCATTGGATGATCATTTAAACGGGAAAACCAGCCTTTATCAAACGGAAGTCAGGCTTCGACACAAATCGGGTCACTGGGTTTGGGTTTTGGATAAGGGAAAGATAGTCAGCCGGAATAGTGAAGGTAAACCTGAACGGATGATGTGTTCACATCAGGATATTTCGGGCCGGAAAAGAAGCGAACTTTTGCTTGCACAATATAAAGAGCTTTTACAGATTACCAAACAGGCGGCTTTAATCGGTTCCTGGGAACTTGATTTGCGGTTGATGAAAGTAAGCTGGAGTGTTGTAACAGGCAAAATCCATCAGGCCCCGTCAGGTTACAATCCTGGATTTCATGATTTGAAAAAGTTTTATTCCCGCGCAGGAAATGCTTTGCAGATTGTCACTGCTATCAATAAGGCTAAAAAAAAAGCCAAAACTTTTGATCTGGAATTTCAGATCCTGACACACCTGGGGAATTTGAAATGGGTAAGACTTATCGGAGTACCTTTCTATGAAAACAACAAATGCATAAGAATTTCTGGCCTTGTTCAGGATATTGATCAAAAAAATAAAATAATTGCCGACTTAGCTCTTCAGGAAGAGCAGTTCCGGCAGACTTTTGAACATGCAGCCAATGGCATGGCATTGCTAAGTCTTGCCGGGAAGTGGCTGAGGGTTAATAAAAGTCTTTGTGAATTATTGGGTTATAGTCAGGATGAACTATTAAAACTGACGTTTCAGGACATTACTTACGAGGATGATCTGGATGAGGATCTTGGGTTGGTGAAGGAGCTTTTGGATGGCAGGATAAAGAATTATAATATGGAGAAACGGTATCTCCACAAAAATGGAAGTATCGTTTGGGTTCTACTTTCCGTTTCTATGGTTCGAAGCGACCGAGGAGAACCGCTGCATTTTATATCACAAATAAATAATATTACGGAGAGAAAACTTCTTGAACTGCGTTTGCAGAAAACCAATGATCGTTTGAAAGCGATTTTAGATGCCAGTACTCAGGTTGGAATTATTGAAACTCACCTTAACGGGACAATAGAGATATTTAATGTCGGCGCGGAAAATCTTTTGGGATACAGCGAAAACGAACTTGTAGGAAAGAAAACGCCTGAAATTTTTTATTCTGAACAACAGCTTCTTGAAAGAGTGGTTTCTGAAAATTTAAACGCTGTTCCAAAAGGTTTTGAGCTGCTTGTCGGCAGTGTAGACAGCTCAAATTTTGACACTCGTGAATGGACATTTATAAGAAAAGATGCCTCGGAGTTTTCGGCGAGTGTCACCGTCACAACCGTCAGGGATTATCTTGGAATACCCAAAGGATATCTTTTCGTTTTCTTTGATATGTCACAACTTAAAGAGGCTGAGACAAATGTCAAGTCACTTCTGGATATGGCCCAACACCAAAACAGAAGACTTCTGGATTTTGCCAATATCGTTTCACATAATCTTCGTTCTAACGCCGGCAATATCAGCATGCTGCTGGAATTGCTTCGCAACGAGTTTCCGCAAGCCGCAGATAATGAATACTATCCTATGCTTGAAAAGGCTACAAATAATCTGCTTTCAACGATCGGGAATTTGAAAGATATCGTATCGGTGAATTATTCAAGCGAGAAAAATGCTGCTAGTTTAAATGTTTTGAAATTTGTTGAACAGTGCATGGCAAATCTCAGCGCTTTTATTCTTGAAAGTGGTACCATGGTAAGTCTGGAAATTAGCAAAGACATCAATGTTACCGGTACAGCTTCTTATCTGGAAAGTATTCTGATCAATCTTTTATCTAACGCTATTAAATACAGAGCCGCCAATAGGCCTCTTCACATTGATGTATTGGCCAGAACGACAGGAAGTTTTGTTGAAATCTGTATCAGGGATAATGGCAGGGGAATTGATTTGAAAAAATACGGTGATAAAGTATTTGGACTTTACAGAACTTTTCATGGCAATCAGGACGCTCAGGGTATTGGACTGTTTATTACAAAAAGCCAGATTGAGGCCATGGGAGGAACTATTAATCTTATAAGCGAGCCTGAGGTAGGCACAACTTTTACGATCACACTTTTTAATGCTGACAAGGTTATGTCGTCACATTAA